A single genomic interval of Spirosoma linguale DSM 74 harbors:
- a CDS encoding Ethanolamine ammonia-lyase (PFAM: Ethanolamine ammonia lyase large subunit~KEGG: bph:Bphy_0007 ethanolamine ammonia lyase large subunit): MPYPFTIGSFTYRFADLKELLAKASPLRSGDGLAGLAATSYEERVAAQLALADVPLTTFLTEAVIPYETDEVTRLIIDTHDKQAFASISRFTVGDLRDWLLGDEADTAMLRQVASGLTPEMVAAVSKLMRNQDLILVAKKCEVVTRFRNTQGITGHLSVRLQPNHPTDDTKGIAASIIDGLLYGSGDAMIGINPATDSPAATARLLYMLDGLRERFDMPTQNCVLSHITTTLQLVEQQVPVDLIFQSIAGTEKANASFGVSLSLLQEAYEAGLSLKRGTVGNNVMYFETGQGSALSSNGHHNVDQQTCEARAYAVARVYQPFLVNSVVGFIGPEYLFDGKQIIRAGLEDHFCGKVLGLPMGMDICYTNHAQADQDDMDTLLTLLGVAGINFIMGIPGADDIMLNYQSTSFHDALYLRRVLGLRPAPEFEQWLLRQGIVDNLGNRLSGNTQKQLYAALVD, encoded by the coding sequence ATGCCATATCCATTTACTATCGGGTCTTTTACTTACCGCTTTGCCGATCTGAAAGAACTGCTGGCCAAAGCCAGTCCCCTGCGTTCGGGCGATGGGCTGGCTGGGTTGGCGGCTACCAGTTATGAGGAGCGGGTGGCCGCTCAACTGGCCCTTGCCGATGTGCCGTTGACCACCTTTCTGACTGAAGCCGTCATTCCCTACGAAACGGATGAAGTTACGCGTCTGATTATTGATACGCACGACAAACAGGCGTTTGCGTCCATCAGCCGCTTTACCGTCGGTGACTTGCGCGACTGGCTCCTGGGCGACGAAGCCGATACTGCCATGCTTCGCCAAGTTGCCTCCGGCCTGACGCCGGAAATGGTGGCTGCTGTATCGAAACTAATGCGGAATCAGGACTTGATTTTGGTTGCGAAAAAGTGCGAAGTTGTTACCCGGTTTCGGAATACTCAGGGAATCACCGGCCATTTGTCCGTTCGGCTCCAACCCAATCACCCAACGGACGATACCAAGGGAATAGCCGCCAGCATTATTGATGGACTACTTTACGGAAGTGGCGATGCCATGATTGGCATTAACCCCGCTACCGACAGTCCGGCAGCCACGGCCCGGTTGCTATACATGCTGGATGGCTTACGGGAGCGATTCGACATGCCCACCCAAAACTGTGTGCTGAGCCATATAACCACCACCCTGCAACTGGTTGAACAACAGGTGCCGGTCGATCTGATCTTTCAGTCCATTGCCGGTACCGAGAAGGCAAACGCAAGTTTCGGGGTGTCACTTTCTCTCTTGCAGGAGGCTTACGAGGCCGGGCTTTCGTTGAAACGGGGTACTGTCGGGAATAACGTCATGTACTTCGAAACCGGACAAGGGAGCGCCCTCTCGTCGAACGGGCATCACAACGTCGATCAGCAAACCTGCGAAGCGCGGGCTTATGCCGTAGCCAGAGTATACCAGCCATTTCTGGTCAATTCGGTGGTTGGCTTTATCGGTCCTGAATATCTGTTCGATGGCAAGCAGATTATCCGGGCGGGGCTGGAAGATCATTTCTGCGGGAAGGTGCTGGGGTTGCCGATGGGCATGGATATCTGTTACACCAACCACGCCCAGGCCGATCAGGACGATATGGATACGCTGTTGACCCTGCTCGGGGTGGCCGGTATCAACTTTATCATGGGCATTCCGGGGGCCGACGATATCATGCTGAACTACCAGTCGACATCCTTTCATGATGCGCTCTACCTGCGCCGGGTACTCGGCCTGCGACCGGCACCCGAGTTTGAGCAATGGCTGCTTCGACAGGGAATTGTGGATAACCTCGGTAACCGCCTGTCGGGTAACACGCAAAAACAGTTATACGCAGCTTTAGTGGACTAA
- a CDS encoding Ethanolamine ammonia-lyase (PFAM: Ethanolamine ammonia-lyase light chain~KEGG: met:M446_0848 ethanolamine ammonia-lyase) codes for MDETKKTGTEADDWEPLKAYTNARIALGKTGISIPLKESLQFRLAHAHAKDAVYSQLNVPELQATLSKTGLPVYCLKSKAENRDMYLQRPDFGRLLSTDSVQRLQQLNTPPADVCLIIADGLSATAIMKNAGSVVQLLVKKVHQAGFSLAPLLVIEQGRVAITDAVGEWLRPRLAIVFIGERPGLSSFDSMGAYITYAPQPGLTDERRNCISNIREQGLPPELAVDKLMYLIQAAFRMQLTGVALKDNNALDTSVVYPQLPG; via the coding sequence ATGGACGAAACGAAAAAAACAGGCACGGAAGCTGATGACTGGGAGCCGTTAAAAGCGTATACCAACGCCCGTATTGCATTGGGGAAAACCGGCATTTCGATTCCATTGAAAGAGTCACTTCAATTCAGGCTCGCCCACGCCCATGCCAAAGATGCCGTTTACTCTCAGTTAAATGTACCGGAACTACAGGCCACGCTATCGAAAACAGGCTTGCCCGTTTATTGCCTGAAAAGCAAGGCGGAGAACCGTGACATGTACCTCCAACGCCCCGACTTTGGCCGTTTGCTCAGCACTGATTCCGTTCAACGGCTTCAGCAACTGAATACCCCCCCCGCCGATGTGTGCCTGATTATTGCCGATGGCCTGTCGGCAACGGCCATCATGAAAAATGCGGGTTCGGTCGTTCAGTTGCTTGTGAAAAAAGTACATCAGGCGGGTTTCTCACTGGCTCCGCTACTCGTAATCGAACAGGGTCGGGTGGCCATTACCGATGCGGTAGGGGAGTGGCTGCGTCCCCGGCTGGCCATCGTTTTCATCGGTGAACGGCCGGGCCTTAGCTCGTTCGACAGCATGGGCGCTTACATTACTTACGCGCCACAGCCGGGATTGACCGATGAGCGTCGGAACTGCATTTCAAACATTCGGGAGCAGGGATTACCCCCCGAACTAGCCGTGGATAAACTCATGTACCTTATTCAGGCCGCCTTTCGTATGCAGCTCACGGGCGTGGCCCTGAAAGACAATAATGCCCTCGATACCAGCGTCGTTTATCCGCAGCTGCCGGGGTGA